From Cyanobacteria bacterium QS_8_64_29, the proteins below share one genomic window:
- a CDS encoding D-glycero-beta-D-manno-heptose 1-phosphate adenylyltransferase produces the protein MGVYALPALQAEIAANPQQWRPLVLTNGCFDLLHPGHVRYLQAARSLGQALVVGTNTDGAVRQLKPAPPGYPQRPILGEAERAELLAALGAVDGVVVFAETTASALLRALQPEFYAKGGDYTLAELPEAPAAQACGAEIALMAIDSDCSSSAIIERILAARASP, from the coding sequence ATGGGCGTTTACGCGCTACCAGCCCTACAAGCGGAGATTGCGGCCAACCCGCAGCAGTGGCGTCCGCTGGTGCTAACCAACGGCTGCTTTGACTTGCTCCATCCGGGTCACGTGCGCTACCTGCAGGCCGCCCGCTCGTTGGGGCAGGCGCTGGTGGTCGGCACCAACACCGACGGAGCCGTACGCCAGCTCAAACCCGCCCCACCGGGCTACCCGCAGCGCCCCATCTTGGGCGAGGCAGAGCGGGCCGAACTGCTGGCGGCCCTGGGCGCCGTCGATGGCGTCGTCGTGTTTGCCGAGACGACGGCCAGCGCGCTGCTGCGCGCGCTGCAGCCCGAGTTTTATGCCAAAGGCGGCGACTATACCCTCGCCGAGCTGCCTGAAGCACCGGCCGCGCAAGCTTGCGGTGCCGAAATTGCTTTGATGGCGATCGACTCGGATTGCTCCAGCAGTGCCATCATCGAGCGCATTCTGGCCGCGCGCGCGAGCCCCTAA